Proteins co-encoded in one Opitutus terrae PB90-1 genomic window:
- a CDS encoding Gfo/Idh/MocA family protein, with protein sequence MTDHPLAVSPLGFGIIGLGMIADYHARAIAAARGGKLVAVASRSLAKAQAFAQKHGAAFATDDFHQLLARPDVDAVCITTPNAAHYEPALAAIRAGKHLVLEKPIEVTVERTDEIIAAAEQAGVKLAPIFQSRFGEGARRLKAALTAGRFGRLALCSAYIKWQRTPQYYEGGWHGVAALNGGGVAMNQAIHAIDLLQWFAGMPQEVFALAGRCVHSGIEGEDTLAATLHFAHGAFGTIEASTAVFPGWSQCLDLCGEHGSVRLEDDRLVRWDFREPRPEDTAIRAGAGDITIRSGAGAPNAIGIEGHCRQIQDLIDAVAENRPVAIPPREARNAIAIIGALYASAARRIPVRL encoded by the coding sequence ATGACCGATCACCCCCTCGCCGTATCGCCGCTCGGATTCGGCATCATCGGTCTCGGCATGATCGCCGACTACCACGCTCGTGCAATCGCCGCTGCGCGGGGCGGCAAGCTGGTCGCCGTTGCCAGCCGGTCGCTGGCGAAGGCACAAGCGTTCGCCCAGAAACACGGCGCCGCTTTCGCGACGGATGATTTTCACCAGCTCCTCGCGCGGCCGGACGTGGACGCGGTCTGCATCACGACGCCGAACGCGGCACATTACGAACCGGCGCTCGCCGCGATCCGCGCGGGCAAACATCTCGTGCTCGAGAAGCCGATCGAGGTCACGGTCGAGCGGACGGATGAGATCATCGCGGCTGCCGAGCAGGCGGGGGTGAAACTCGCGCCGATTTTCCAAAGCCGGTTTGGCGAAGGTGCGCGTCGCCTGAAAGCTGCGTTGACCGCCGGCCGGTTCGGCCGGTTGGCCCTGTGCAGCGCGTATATCAAATGGCAGCGCACGCCACAGTACTACGAAGGCGGGTGGCATGGGGTGGCCGCGCTCAACGGCGGCGGCGTGGCGATGAACCAGGCCATCCACGCGATCGACCTGCTGCAGTGGTTCGCGGGAATGCCGCAAGAGGTGTTCGCGCTCGCCGGCCGCTGCGTGCACTCCGGCATTGAAGGTGAGGATACGCTAGCTGCCACGCTGCACTTTGCCCACGGTGCTTTCGGCACGATCGAGGCCAGCACCGCCGTATTTCCGGGCTGGAGCCAGTGCCTCGATCTCTGCGGCGAACACGGCTCCGTTCGGCTCGAGGATGACCGGCTCGTGCGCTGGGACTTTCGCGAGCCGCGACCCGAAGACACCGCGATCCGGGCCGGCGCCGGCGACATTACGATTCGCTCCGGCGCCGGCGCGCCCAACGCGATCGGCATCGAGGGCCACTGCCGGCAGATTCAGGATCTGATCGATGCTGTGGCCGAAAATCGGCCCGTCGCGATCCCGCCCCGCGAAGCGCGCAATGCCATCGCGATCATCGGCGCGCTCTACGCCTCGGCGGCACGGCGAATCCCCGTCCGGTTGTAA
- a CDS encoding HDOD domain-containing protein, which translates to MFFPENSPNYSTPERLVAAMGQLPPMAQVLSRLQRLLSDTNSGLDDIAALIRLDPAMTTRVIQISNSAWFGRGGGCRTIEMAVNRVGFREVYHVVAVAASGAIVAQPLAAYGRDALTMWRESVAGAFAAETLAERLGEDTAVAYMSGLLHGIGRLAINKCLIGADGHPVKMLADEGFPRDHSGAENALLGFTQADVGACMLEKWAFAAENVESVRHQYEPLEAEEPHDRMSAVVYCARYLRSAVNQPEVEIEAPGLDDVLAALRLDREELLGFLPVLENQVSRAMQIMKV; encoded by the coding sequence GTGTTTTTCCCCGAAAACTCCCCCAACTACTCCACGCCCGAACGGCTGGTTGCTGCGATGGGTCAGTTGCCCCCCATGGCGCAGGTACTCTCGCGTTTGCAGCGGCTGCTGTCGGATACGAATTCCGGTCTCGATGACATTGCGGCATTGATTCGCCTCGATCCGGCGATGACCACGCGCGTCATTCAGATCAGCAACAGCGCCTGGTTCGGGCGCGGTGGCGGTTGCCGCACGATCGAGATGGCCGTGAACCGCGTCGGCTTTCGCGAAGTGTATCACGTCGTGGCCGTGGCGGCGTCGGGCGCGATCGTCGCGCAGCCGCTGGCGGCTTACGGACGCGACGCGCTCACGATGTGGCGTGAGTCCGTCGCCGGGGCCTTCGCGGCCGAGACGCTCGCGGAACGGCTGGGCGAGGATACCGCGGTCGCCTATATGAGCGGACTGCTGCATGGCATCGGCCGGCTGGCGATCAACAAGTGCCTGATCGGCGCCGATGGTCATCCCGTGAAGATGCTCGCGGATGAAGGATTCCCGCGCGACCACAGCGGCGCGGAAAACGCGCTCCTCGGTTTTACGCAGGCGGATGTCGGCGCCTGCATGTTGGAGAAATGGGCCTTCGCCGCGGAAAATGTCGAATCGGTGCGACACCAGTACGAGCCCCTCGAAGCCGAGGAGCCGCACGACCGGATGTCCGCAGTGGTTTACTGCGCACGCTATCTCCGCAGTGCGGTGAATCAGCCGGAGGTCGAGATCGAGGCGCCCGGTCTCGATGACGTGCTCGCTGCATTGCGGCTCGATCGCGAGGAGTTGCTCGGTTTCCTGCCGGTGCTGGAGAATCAGGTCTCCCGCGCGATGCAGATCATGAAGGTGTAG
- a CDS encoding metal-sulfur cluster assembly factor, whose amino-acid sequence MNTAVDSDLIWRTLGTIPDPEFGLSIVDLGLVYSVETNGHDIGVTMTFTSPGCPAGGMILEGTRTALAALPGAQEVRVEVVWEPPWTPERLTPEGRAHLGWQEPPPAE is encoded by the coding sequence ATGAACACTGCGGTTGATTCCGATCTGATCTGGCGAACGCTGGGCACGATTCCCGATCCCGAGTTCGGCCTGAGCATCGTCGATCTTGGGCTCGTTTATTCCGTGGAGACGAACGGTCACGACATCGGCGTGACGATGACGTTCACCTCGCCGGGGTGTCCGGCGGGCGGCATGATCCTCGAAGGCACGCGGACGGCCCTCGCCGCGTTGCCGGGCGCGCAGGAGGTTCGCGTGGAGGTCGTGTGGGAGCCGCCCTGGACACCTGAGCGGCTCACGCCGGAGGGGCGGGCGCATCTCGGTTGGCAAGAACCGCCGCCTGCCGAGTAA
- a CDS encoding DUF2249 domain-containing protein — MNNATTEPNASAYLDVREVSCREKHPLIFRRWTELPVGSYFVLVNDHDPVPLYYQFAGQFPGAFTWEYLVEGPDEFQVKITRIAATESAPAVRPPAGGCGSTRNEAILDARGLEPPEPMLRIMAAIETLASGAQLRALTDRKPVHLLAELDTRGFTHASHEQADGSWLNTIKKN; from the coding sequence ATGAACAACGCCACCACCGAACCGAACGCTTCCGCCTATCTTGATGTGCGGGAAGTTTCCTGCCGCGAAAAACACCCGCTGATCTTCCGGCGCTGGACGGAGCTGCCCGTCGGCAGCTATTTCGTCCTCGTCAACGATCACGATCCCGTGCCGCTCTACTACCAGTTCGCGGGCCAGTTCCCGGGTGCGTTCACGTGGGAATACCTCGTCGAAGGTCCGGACGAATTTCAGGTGAAGATCACGCGGATCGCGGCGACGGAGAGTGCGCCGGCGGTGCGTCCGCCCGCGGGCGGCTGCGGCTCGACGCGCAATGAAGCGATCCTCGACGCGCGCGGGCTCGAGCCGCCGGAGCCGATGCTGCGGATTATGGCCGCGATCGAGACGCTCGCGTCGGGTGCGCAATTGCGCGCGCTGACCGATCGCAAGCCGGTGCACCTGCTTGCTGAGCTCGACACGCGCGGTTTCACCCACGCGTCACACGAGCAGGCCGACGGCAGCTGGCTCAACACGATCAAGAAGAACTAA
- a CDS encoding cupin domain-containing protein has translation MSQNTLIAADAAATLDLAEAGAPAPASIVSRALLLTPEARVTLFHFAAGQELTSHTNRRRAVIQILSGNCDFFFNDAWHRLGAGTFLHLPPNHPHAVRAPEPFSMLLTLCSEPAATLSQP, from the coding sequence ATGAGTCAGAACACCCTTATTGCCGCCGACGCGGCGGCGACCCTCGACCTCGCCGAAGCCGGTGCGCCGGCCCCCGCGAGCATCGTCAGTCGCGCCCTGCTGCTGACGCCGGAAGCGCGCGTCACGCTGTTCCATTTTGCCGCGGGCCAGGAGCTCACGTCGCACACGAACCGCCGGCGGGCCGTGATCCAGATTCTCTCGGGCAACTGCGATTTCTTTTTCAACGATGCCTGGCATCGGCTGGGCGCCGGCACGTTCCTGCACTTGCCGCCGAACCATCCGCACGCGGTCCGCGCGCCGGAACCCTTCTCGATGCTGCTTACGCTTTGCTCCGAACCCGCCGCCACCCTTTCTCAACCATGA
- a CDS encoding YwiC-like family protein → MPALVAIATRAQPRVRWSSVVLPKEHGSWSLALEPLALGLLAVPSVPGLWLALAAFAGFLARRPLRLARRETDVARRHAAVQALAILAGVALGALIVAFMLAPVNLIGWLVAPALAGAVFLVFDLQNDGREGAAEIAGATAFAAFTGTIAAAGGWTFVGAGALLFAMCGRAIPTVMAVRSYVRSTKTGRLQPLPALVAATLAAATAMVLSWRGLLPLVVPIALTLLWLRTWVLLVFPRPRIRARTLGFQELGWGVAYVVSVALLWSM, encoded by the coding sequence ATGCCTGCTCTCGTCGCCATCGCCACTCGCGCGCAGCCCCGCGTCCGCTGGAGCAGCGTTGTGCTGCCGAAGGAACACGGCAGTTGGTCGCTCGCGCTCGAGCCGCTGGCGCTTGGCCTGCTGGCGGTGCCCTCGGTGCCGGGCCTGTGGCTGGCGCTGGCCGCGTTCGCCGGATTTCTCGCGCGCCGACCGCTGCGACTGGCGCGGCGCGAAACCGACGTCGCACGGCGGCACGCCGCCGTCCAGGCGCTCGCGATTCTGGCTGGCGTGGCGTTGGGGGCGCTCATCGTGGCGTTCATGCTGGCGCCGGTGAACCTCATCGGCTGGCTTGTCGCGCCGGCACTCGCGGGCGCGGTGTTCCTGGTTTTCGATCTGCAGAACGACGGCCGGGAAGGAGCCGCCGAGATCGCGGGCGCGACGGCGTTTGCGGCCTTCACCGGCACGATCGCGGCTGCTGGCGGATGGACTTTCGTCGGAGCCGGCGCGCTGCTGTTCGCGATGTGCGGACGCGCCATTCCCACCGTGATGGCGGTGCGCAGCTACGTGCGATCCACCAAAACCGGCCGGCTGCAGCCACTGCCGGCTCTCGTGGCGGCCACGCTCGCGGCGGCGACGGCGATGGTGCTGAGCTGGCGAGGACTGCTGCCGCTGGTCGTGCCCATCGCACTCACGCTGCTGTGGCTGCGCACGTGGGTGCTGCTCGTGTTTCCGCGCCCGCGAATTCGCGCCCGCACACTCGGCTTTCAGGAGCTCGGCTGGGGCGTCGCCTACGTCGTCAGCGTCGCCCTGCTCTGGTCAATGTAG
- a CDS encoding DUF2249 domain-containing protein — translation MKPSSQKFRSLDVRPLLARGEEPFPKIMATVNSLQPDEGFVLIAPFLPSPLIERLHAAGYQARPERAADGGWKTFFWRD, via the coding sequence ATGAAACCCTCGTCGCAGAAATTCCGTTCGCTCGATGTGCGCCCGCTGCTCGCCCGGGGCGAAGAACCGTTTCCGAAAATCATGGCGACGGTGAACTCACTCCAACCGGACGAGGGTTTTGTGCTCATCGCGCCGTTTCTGCCATCGCCATTGATCGAGCGGTTGCATGCCGCGGGTTACCAGGCCCGGCCGGAGCGCGCCGCGGACGGGGGCTGGAAAACGTTTTTTTGGCGCGACTGA
- a CDS encoding Crp/Fnr family transcriptional regulator: MTHDVAPLRTAAIAATLRSCQLFSGLSASDLETIAAFSILRSVAKGAYLFREGDPAEGFYVAQRGAFNVHRVSPTGKEQVIYVFRPGESFAEAALASPQGYPANARAVEPSGVVLVPKVPFLGLLGRRPDLALRMLGSMSQHLRVLVGLVEDMTLKDVETRLLNWLCKRLPRGAGAPVIELGTTKRVLAAELGTSSETLSRTFARLRDERLLTVRGKELHVADADALRARFRRLLGEE, encoded by the coding sequence GTGACCCACGATGTCGCCCCCCTCCGCACCGCTGCGATCGCGGCCACGCTGCGTTCGTGTCAGCTGTTCTCCGGCCTCTCCGCGTCCGACCTGGAGACCATCGCGGCGTTCTCGATCCTGCGTTCGGTGGCGAAGGGCGCCTATCTTTTCCGCGAAGGCGATCCCGCCGAGGGATTCTATGTTGCGCAGCGCGGTGCGTTCAACGTGCACCGCGTGAGCCCGACGGGGAAGGAGCAGGTGATCTACGTGTTCCGCCCGGGCGAGTCGTTCGCGGAGGCGGCGCTGGCCAGCCCGCAGGGTTATCCGGCGAACGCGCGCGCGGTCGAGCCGTCCGGCGTGGTGCTGGTACCGAAGGTGCCGTTTCTCGGCTTGCTGGGCCGGCGGCCCGATCTCGCGTTGCGAATGCTCGGTTCGATGAGCCAGCACCTGCGCGTCCTCGTCGGTCTGGTGGAGGACATGACCTTGAAGGACGTCGAGACGCGGCTGCTCAACTGGCTGTGCAAGCGACTGCCGCGCGGCGCGGGTGCGCCGGTGATCGAACTCGGCACTACGAAGCGCGTGCTCGCCGCCGAGCTCGGCACGAGCAGCGAGACGTTGTCGCGCACGTTCGCGCGGCTGCGTGACGAACGGCTGCTCACGGTGCGCGGGAAGGAATTGCACGTCGCCGACGCCGATGCGCTCCGCGCGCGTTTCCGCCGACTGCTAGGCGAGGAATAG
- a CDS encoding DMT family transporter — protein MKDPAHARAIGLLVIASFCWSLGGLLIKAVDWPPLAVAGMRGLFAGLFLLATNRPLRFTFSRAQLIGALGYAACTVTFVAATKLTTAANAILLQYTAPVWIALFGAWLIGERATRADWLTIVVVLAGMTLFFAGGLDFSGVLGNSIAILSGVCFAAMTLALRSQKDQSPVESIILGNLLAFLVGLPWIVSAPPLNAVGWFALLLLGIVQLGVSYWLYARAIRHVTALEASIIPVIEPILNPVWVMLMLGETPTSLALLGGVIVLTAITLRAIASIRGAASRSAPHAPRESEFEV, from the coding sequence GTGAAAGATCCTGCCCACGCCCGCGCGATCGGCCTGCTCGTCATCGCCTCGTTCTGTTGGAGCTTGGGCGGACTCCTCATCAAGGCCGTCGATTGGCCTCCGCTCGCAGTCGCGGGGATGCGCGGCCTGTTCGCTGGATTGTTCCTCCTCGCGACGAACCGGCCGCTGCGGTTCACCTTTTCGCGCGCGCAGCTCATTGGCGCGCTCGGCTATGCGGCTTGCACGGTCACGTTCGTGGCCGCGACCAAGCTCACCACCGCCGCGAACGCGATCCTGCTTCAATATACCGCGCCGGTGTGGATCGCACTGTTCGGCGCCTGGCTCATCGGCGAGCGCGCCACGCGCGCCGACTGGCTAACGATCGTGGTGGTGCTCGCCGGTATGACCCTTTTCTTCGCCGGCGGACTCGACTTCAGCGGGGTGCTGGGTAACTCCATCGCGATCCTGAGCGGCGTGTGCTTTGCCGCGATGACGCTCGCACTGCGGAGTCAGAAGGATCAGTCGCCCGTCGAGTCGATCATCCTGGGCAACCTGCTCGCGTTCCTGGTGGGGCTGCCGTGGATCGTCAGCGCGCCGCCGCTCAATGCCGTCGGCTGGTTCGCGCTGCTGCTGCTCGGTATCGTGCAGCTCGGCGTTTCCTACTGGCTCTATGCCCGAGCGATCCGGCACGTCACCGCGCTCGAAGCCAGCATCATTCCCGTGATCGAGCCGATCCTGAATCCGGTGTGGGTGATGCTGATGCTCGGCGAAACACCCACGTCGCTCGCCCTCTTGGGTGGGGTCATCGTGCTGACGGCGATCACGCTGCGGGCGATCGCGTCGATCCGCGGCGCGGCGTCGCGCTCCGCGCCACACGCTCCGCGTGAGTCGGAGTTTGAAGTGTAA
- a CDS encoding DMT family transporter: MLLLANLFWGLSFPVIKSITLLHAQLLPDAGTWFSTAYTIAPRFLLAVIVLLAWQARSFWRITRAELKQGVILGLFAAAGMLFQVDGLQFTAASTSAFLTQFYAIMIPVYLALRSRRTPGALVWISCSLVLAGVAILGRFDWRELTFGRGEWETLLSSVFFMGQILWLDRSEFVGNRVEKFTLVMFLTEALVFLGLSAATAPSVDALVLPWTSPGWLGLTASLTVFCTLGAFLIMNRWQPKITATEAGLIYCVEPIFGSVMALFLPAMISAWTAINYPNESATSHLLIGGGLITLANVLIQLRPPAKPAAAASK, translated from the coding sequence ATGCTGCTGCTCGCCAACCTGTTTTGGGGGCTGAGCTTCCCGGTGATCAAGTCGATCACCCTCCTGCATGCGCAGCTGCTGCCCGACGCCGGCACGTGGTTCTCGACTGCCTACACGATCGCGCCGCGGTTCCTGCTGGCCGTGATCGTGTTGTTGGCGTGGCAGGCCCGAAGTTTCTGGCGGATCACGCGCGCGGAGCTGAAACAGGGCGTGATCCTCGGGCTTTTCGCCGCCGCCGGCATGCTGTTTCAAGTCGACGGATTACAGTTCACCGCGGCGTCGACCTCGGCGTTTCTGACGCAGTTCTACGCGATCATGATCCCGGTGTATCTCGCGTTGCGCTCACGGCGCACCCCGGGCGCGCTCGTCTGGATCAGTTGCTCGTTGGTGCTGGCGGGCGTGGCGATCCTGGGCCGGTTCGACTGGCGGGAGCTCACCTTCGGCCGCGGCGAATGGGAAACCCTGCTCTCGTCGGTGTTTTTCATGGGTCAGATCCTCTGGCTTGACCGGTCGGAGTTTGTGGGCAATCGCGTGGAGAAGTTCACGCTGGTGATGTTCCTGACCGAGGCGCTGGTGTTCCTGGGATTGTCCGCGGCGACGGCGCCCTCGGTCGACGCGCTGGTTCTGCCGTGGACGTCACCCGGCTGGCTCGGACTCACCGCGTCGCTGACCGTGTTCTGCACACTCGGGGCGTTCCTCATCATGAACCGATGGCAGCCGAAAATCACCGCGACCGAGGCCGGGCTGATCTACTGCGTGGAACCGATCTTCGGCTCGGTGATGGCGCTGTTCCTTCCGGCGATGATCTCGGCGTGGACGGCGATCAACTATCCCAACGAAAGCGCCACGTCGCACCTGTTGATCGGCGGCGGTCTGATCACGTTGGCCAACGTGCTGATTCAGTTGCGACCGCCGGCCAAACCCGCGGCAGCGGCGAGCAAGTAG
- a CDS encoding PAS domain-containing hybrid sensor histidine kinase/response regulator: MLSLLQRKAVLAFASAVIFAAGIGAGYWRYLRARAELLAELTARVQGCAVAFHVAELQELTGAPAERESPVYASVKDRLGRLRTSDERQPRISLLRYLPANGTLLPLADSAPRTDPAQPAPRTGTLPARLSPGLEGVIETGYPTAEGPRQEDGGRWVSGYALIGPHTPGRPQHLIAFDLTAHEWYRALWNTALGTAGYVWMLLLLPLAALVTTHRQLMQGEALRNLTEAMEQGHSPIMIVDLGLRIEYANAKFCRLLGYSRRELLGREWRTFHGAEARPEIFADMVTTIRAGHPWTGEWMMPRKDGTVFPLRAAITPVKNRAGEIRSFVGVFEDMTEIRQTEALLREAKERAEAGDRAKGQFLATMSHEVRTPLNGIVGFASLLLETELTPEQLEYVETIRTSSETLIQLTGDILDYARIESGRLKLEPQPCDPRECVENALDLAATLALPKGVELLHWIDDTVPAAIVADVGRLRQVIVNLVNNAVKFTPTGEVAVDVRVVASSPAPETADAEALPSARETADAGEASCTLEFSVRDTGIGIAPAHHPKIFRPFSQVDDSTTRRYGGTGLGLAICKNLVGLMNGHITFTSELGRGSRFTFTIRVPVHTPAADRVPPTPLQGRRVMLVASGGMCEELTRLVRRFGGEVMESETAASPQRSDWDLGIQDLSASAATELATSREPCVSWLPEKMVALIPVPLPGEIRAALRPYFRQLLNKPLHHDLFGGVLGASAADPPAAAMPPPPQFGLRVLIVEDNAVNQRLIQTVVSHLGCTSHLAVNGRVALEEIARSRPEVVLMDLHMPELDGLATTAQIRAGAAGEAVRGVWIVALTADARNEQRERTLAAGANDYLTKPVRPAELQAALERYLASRPTAA, from the coding sequence ATGCTTTCCCTGCTCCAACGCAAGGCTGTGCTCGCGTTTGCGAGTGCGGTCATTTTCGCCGCCGGCATCGGCGCCGGCTACTGGCGATACCTTCGTGCGCGCGCGGAGCTGTTGGCCGAGCTCACGGCGCGCGTCCAGGGCTGCGCGGTGGCGTTTCACGTCGCGGAGCTCCAGGAACTCACCGGCGCCCCCGCCGAGCGGGAATCTCCCGTCTACGCCAGCGTGAAGGATCGCCTCGGTCGCCTGCGGACGAGCGATGAACGGCAGCCGCGCATCTCCCTGTTGCGCTATCTTCCGGCCAACGGCACGTTGCTGCCCCTGGCCGATTCGGCGCCGCGAACCGATCCCGCGCAACCGGCGCCGCGAACGGGCACATTGCCGGCCCGGCTTTCTCCGGGGCTGGAGGGCGTGATCGAGACCGGTTATCCGACCGCGGAGGGACCGCGGCAGGAAGACGGCGGCCGTTGGGTCAGCGGGTATGCCCTGATCGGCCCGCATACGCCGGGGCGGCCGCAGCATCTCATCGCATTCGATCTCACCGCCCACGAATGGTATCGGGCGCTTTGGAACACGGCGCTCGGGACCGCCGGCTACGTATGGATGCTGCTCCTGCTGCCGCTGGCGGCCCTCGTGACCACGCACCGGCAGTTGATGCAAGGAGAGGCGCTGCGGAATCTGACCGAGGCCATGGAGCAAGGGCATTCGCCGATCATGATCGTCGACCTTGGCCTGCGCATCGAATACGCGAACGCCAAGTTCTGCCGGCTGCTCGGCTATTCGCGCCGCGAACTGCTGGGGCGGGAATGGCGGACATTTCACGGCGCCGAGGCGCGCCCGGAAATCTTTGCGGACATGGTGACCACCATCCGGGCCGGGCATCCGTGGACCGGCGAATGGATGATGCCACGCAAGGACGGCACGGTCTTTCCGCTCCGCGCGGCGATCACGCCGGTCAAGAACCGCGCCGGTGAGATCCGGAGCTTTGTCGGGGTGTTTGAAGACATGACCGAGATCCGCCAAACCGAAGCGCTGCTGCGCGAAGCGAAGGAGCGGGCCGAGGCGGGCGATCGCGCGAAGGGACAATTCCTCGCCACGATGAGCCACGAAGTGCGCACGCCGCTAAACGGCATCGTGGGTTTCGCGAGCCTGTTGTTGGAGACGGAACTGACGCCGGAGCAGCTGGAATACGTCGAGACGATCCGTACCAGCAGCGAGACCTTGATCCAGTTGACGGGCGATATCCTCGATTACGCGCGCATCGAGTCCGGCCGGCTAAAGCTCGAGCCACAGCCCTGCGATCCGCGTGAATGCGTGGAGAACGCACTCGACCTTGCCGCCACGCTGGCCCTGCCCAAAGGCGTCGAGCTGCTGCACTGGATCGACGACACCGTACCGGCCGCCATCGTTGCCGACGTCGGTCGGCTGCGGCAGGTGATCGTCAATCTGGTGAACAATGCCGTGAAATTCACCCCCACGGGCGAGGTGGCCGTCGACGTGCGGGTGGTGGCTTCGTCGCCGGCGCCGGAAACCGCGGACGCGGAAGCGTTGCCATCAGCCCGGGAGACCGCCGACGCGGGCGAGGCGTCGTGCACGCTCGAGTTTTCCGTGCGCGACACCGGGATCGGCATCGCCCCGGCACACCATCCCAAAATTTTCCGGCCCTTCAGCCAAGTGGACGATTCGACCACGCGCCGCTATGGCGGGACGGGCCTCGGGCTCGCGATCTGCAAAAACCTCGTCGGACTGATGAACGGGCACATCACGTTCACGAGCGAACTGGGCCGCGGCTCGAGGTTCACGTTCACCATCCGGGTGCCGGTCCACACGCCCGCGGCAGACCGCGTGCCGCCAACGCCACTGCAAGGCCGGCGCGTGATGCTCGTGGCGTCAGGCGGAATGTGCGAGGAGCTGACGCGGCTGGTCCGACGCTTTGGCGGTGAGGTAATGGAGAGCGAAACGGCGGCCTCGCCGCAACGATCAGACTGGGACCTCGGTATCCAGGATCTCAGTGCCAGCGCCGCGACCGAACTCGCGACGTCGCGCGAACCGTGCGTGAGCTGGCTGCCCGAAAAAATGGTGGCGCTCATCCCTGTGCCGCTGCCCGGAGAAATTCGCGCGGCGTTGCGCCCGTATTTCCGACAGCTCCTGAACAAGCCGCTGCATCACGACCTGTTCGGAGGCGTGCTGGGCGCGAGCGCCGCGGATCCTCCCGCCGCGGCCATGCCACCGCCGCCACAGTTCGGCCTTCGCGTGCTCATCGTGGAGGACAACGCGGTGAACCAGCGATTGATTCAAACCGTGGTCAGCCATCTGGGCTGCACTTCGCACCTCGCGGTGAACGGTCGCGTCGCGTTGGAGGAGATCGCGCGGTCGCGGCCCGAAGTCGTGTTGATGGATTTGCACATGCCCGAATTGGACGGGCTGGCGACGACCGCGCAGATCCGGGCGGGTGCGGCCGGCGAGGCGGTGCGGGGCGTGTGGATCGTCGCGTTGACCGCGGACGCGCGGAACGAACAGCGCGAGCGCACCCTGGCCGCGGGAGCGAACGATTATCTCACGAAGCCCGTTCGTCCGGCGGAGTTGCAGGCCGCACTCGAGCGCTATCTCGCCTCACGACCGACGGCCGCGTGA
- a CDS encoding SWIB/MDM2 domain-containing protein, with protein MAKKSARKPNAAFMKPVTPDAALAAVVGSNPMPRTELTKKLWAYIKKNGLQDKKVKTQINADEKLLPIFNKKKSVSMFEMTKLVSGHVS; from the coding sequence ATGGCTAAGAAATCAGCTCGCAAACCGAACGCTGCCTTCATGAAACCGGTCACGCCCGACGCCGCGCTCGCGGCCGTCGTCGGCTCGAACCCGATGCCCCGCACGGAGCTCACCAAGAAGCTCTGGGCCTACATCAAGAAGAATGGCCTGCAGGACAAGAAGGTGAAGACCCAGATCAACGCCGACGAGAAGCTCCTCCCGATCTTCAACAAGAAGAAGTCCGTCTCGATGTTCGAGATGACGAAGCTCGTCTCCGGGCACGTCTCCTGA